A single region of the Geobacillus subterraneus genome encodes:
- a CDS encoding YqkE family protein — translation MVKTYAGRKKEREQSTVTLADRLGADIEAKLLAKKRALAEEQQRRRAAEEARRREEARRRDERKSFAELLEESELDWRKFK, via the coding sequence ATGGTGAAAACATATGCGGGGCGGAAAAAAGAGCGAGAGCAGTCGACGGTGACGCTCGCTGACCGGCTTGGCGCCGACATCGAAGCGAAGCTGCTTGCGAAAAAGCGGGCGCTTGCCGAGGAACAACAGCGGCGCCGGGCGGCAGAAGAAGCGCGGCGCCGCGAGGAAGCGCGCCGGCGCGACGAGCGGAAGTCGTTTGCCGAGCTGCTCGAAGAAAGTGAGCTTGACTGGCGCAAGTTTAAATAA
- a CDS encoding YqzH family protein, whose translation MDERWLQKQVRNCLRHYGYDDEMMPLGKDEWRDLCAHIAAAKEKHRDADMYELVHDAVYRFITSA comes from the coding sequence ATGGATGAACGATGGCTGCAAAAACAAGTGCGCAACTGCTTGCGCCACTATGGCTACGACGATGAGATGATGCCGCTTGGCAAGGACGAATGGCGCGACCTTTGCGCCCATATCGCCGCCGCCAAAGAAAAGCATCGAGACGCCGACATGTATGAGCTCGTCCATGATGCCGTTTACCGGTTTATTACGAGCGCTTGA
- a CDS encoding YqkC family protein has translation MNGKLRQLAETAKQKTWVSFTHENDPYSLLHWSVAGPYQDKKDVWLLQNEMTFETKEFATLDDAITWLGEHMPHITEVL, from the coding sequence ATGAACGGTAAACTTCGGCAGCTTGCGGAGACGGCGAAGCAAAAAACTTGGGTGTCATTCACCCATGAAAACGACCCGTACAGCTTGCTGCATTGGTCGGTCGCCGGTCCGTACCAAGACAAAAAGGACGTGTGGCTTTTGCAAAATGAGATGACGTTTGAAACGAAAGAGTTTGCGACGCTTGATGACGCGATCACCTGGCTCGGCGAGCATATGCCGCACATTACCGAGGTGCTGTAA
- a CDS encoding iron-sulfur cluster biosynthesis family protein yields the protein MSVNITFTDAAKEKLTPIVAQSGRQLKLKYDTDGCGCLVDGVPALWLVDEADEDDLVVETNFVPVLLERSRLIFFDETMTIDVKPGTAAFQLKSPGQMLNGHMPLVKVGSDDER from the coding sequence ATGAGCGTGAACATCACGTTTACTGACGCAGCAAAAGAAAAGCTTACCCCTATTGTAGCCCAATCGGGGCGGCAGTTAAAGCTCAAATATGACACCGACGGCTGCGGCTGTTTAGTCGACGGCGTGCCGGCGCTATGGCTCGTTGACGAGGCCGATGAGGACGACCTTGTCGTTGAGACAAACTTCGTTCCGGTGCTTTTAGAGCGGTCGCGGCTCATCTTTTTTGATGAGACGATGACGATCGATGTCAAGCCGGGTACGGCCGCCTTTCAGCTAAAAAGCCCCGGGCAAATGTTAAACGGGCATATGCCGCTTGTGAAGGTGGGATCGGACGATGAACGGTAA
- a CDS encoding CDGSH iron-sulfur domain-containing protein, with protein MAKVQIKVNDNGSLRVTGDVELLDGEGKPFVTKQTFSLCRCGLSNNKPFCDGSHKGRFQSVVRAPSPETDEQ; from the coding sequence ATGGCAAAAGTGCAAATCAAAGTCAACGACAACGGTTCGCTCCGCGTCACTGGCGATGTGGAGCTTTTGGACGGCGAAGGAAAGCCATTTGTAACGAAGCAAACGTTTTCCCTCTGCCGCTGTGGGCTGTCGAACAACAAGCCGTTTTGCGACGGCTCGCATAAAGGCCGTTTTCAGTCGGTCGTCCGCGCTCCGTCCCCGGAAACGGATGAACAGTGA